Within Nitrospirota bacterium, the genomic segment TTGGTAATGAGAGCGCAAAAAACCGTTATGTAGTAAGGGATGGCAGGTTGAGACCTTTACCAATGGGGCCTCTCCAGTTCCTGTCCACAGACCTCTGGACCCTAAATGGAAAACTACGTCTTATGTGCGAGCCGTTCATCAGTAAGTTTAATGGCGCCCGGGAAGAATCAATTGCAGAGTTTGTCATAAGGAGGACAGGACAGGAGTTTCTGGATTATGCCATTGACCCGTTTGTTACAGGAGTCTTTGCCGGCGACCCTTATCAGCTTTCTTTCAAGAGTTGTTTCCCGAAGATGTATGCATTAGAAAAGGACTACGGCGGGCTCGTGAAGGGCGCATTATTCGGAAGAAAAAAGAAGGGTGAACCTAAACGTAAGATGAGGTTGTTTTCTTTCAGGGATGGCCTTGAGACACTGCCTGCTGCAATACACAAGTCGCTTGGAGACCGGTTTATCGGTGGATGCAATGTGCTTTCAGTTAGAAAGACGGATAATGGATTCGAAGTTATCGCTGAAGAATCATCGCTCGCTTCCGGGACGAGCAGAGCCGCGGCCGCTGCAAAAGGACGAGCGCCAGCACCGGAAACAGAATTTAATTCTGTCCCCAAATTCCCCTTCCCCTCAGGGGGAGGGATAGGGAGAGGGTGGGTCTTTACAGCCGACACAGTTGTAATTGCTACCCCGGCATATGTGACTGCAAGGTTACTCCAGCCTATTTCAGAGTTTATTTCGGCCCATCTAATGCAAATAAAACATGTTCCTATAGTTATAATCTTTACAGGCTTTGAAAGAAAGCATATCAGTCATAAGCTCGATGGCTTCGGCTGTCTTATACCCCGGAAAGAATCACGGGCACGCGGCTACAATATCCTCGGAAGTA encodes:
- the hemG gene encoding protoporphyrinogen oxidase, giving the protein MGKIIIIGGGISGLTTAYRLHKSGHDVTVLEKEHRAGGSIRTVKDKGYLIECGPNSTLDLYPEADDLCDSLGLSAEKIFGNESAKNRYVVRDGRLRPLPMGPLQFLSTDLWTLNGKLRLMCEPFISKFNGAREESIAEFVIRRTGQEFLDYAIDPFVTGVFAGDPYQLSFKSCFPKMYALEKDYGGLVKGALFGRKKKGEPKRKMRLFSFRDGLETLPAAIHKSLGDRFIGGCNVLSVRKTDNGFEVIAEESSLASGTSRAAAAAKGRAPAPETEFNSVPKFPFPSGGGIGRGWVFTADTVVIATPAYVTARLLQPISEFISAHLMQIKHVPIVIIFTGFERKHISHKLDGFGCLIPRKESRARGYNILGSIWSSAIFRGRAPEGKAALTTMLGGARNSEILKHSDKELLEMTLRDLRFILGIDDKPDFVRIIRHTKAIPQYNVGHQAHIEEVLENLKGIPGLYLAGNYINGVSVGHCIAEAAKLASRLTLL